The Hevea brasiliensis isolate MT/VB/25A 57/8 chromosome 1, ASM3005281v1, whole genome shotgun sequence genome has a window encoding:
- the LOC110651342 gene encoding uncharacterized protein LOC110651342, with the protein MASKDDYAAYESLSKIKDGLHGQGPGNEPKVAGSSVGEQLEDEDNKKEINCNMEDEYHLLEDIDPLAWHYDSENEDHVKLLEDFICQYKESDGFDFIPLPGRPILSGIAYPVYLDLDTVYSNGCREALKYAIEKENEKGSNLIFERIDHANMHPPGLFFITFEARNVTTDEVKTYQTRVFRCPFTPSDIEVELFRLKIQPDDK; encoded by the exons ATGGCTTCCAAGGACGATTATGCAGCTTATGAATCACTGTCGAAGATTAAGGATGGCTTACATGGCCAAGGGCCTGGTAATGAACCAAAGGTTGCGGGCAGCTCCGTTGGTGAACAGCTTGAAGATGAGGACaacaaaaaagaaattaattgcaaCATGGAGGATGAGTATCACTTATTGGAAGATATTGACCCCTTGGCGTGGCATTATGATTCGGAAAACGAGGACCATGTGAAATTGTTAGAAGATTTCATATGCCAGTACAAAGAAAGCGAT GGTTTTGATTTCATCCCTTTACCTGGGCGGCCCATATTATCTGGTATTGCTTATCCTGTCTATCTGGATCTTGATACTGTCTACTCTAATGGTTGCAGAGAAGCCCTTAAATATGCTATCGAGAAGGAGAATGAAAAG GGTTCAAATCTTATCTTTGAGAGAATTGACCATGCAAATATGCATCCGCCTGGTTTGTTTTTCATAACCTTTGAGGCTCGAAATGTGACTACGGATGAAGTCAAAACTTATCAAACTAGGGTATTTCGCTGTCCATTTACCCCTTCTGACATTGAAGTTGAGCTTTTCAGACTTAAAATCCAACCAGATGACAAATAA